In one window of Aphidius gifuensis isolate YNYX2018 linkage group LG4, ASM1490517v1, whole genome shotgun sequence DNA:
- the LOC122854807 gene encoding dynactin subunit 4, whose product MAYLFQPDYVRLACSCGSLKPISMVYFCRHCLKIRCGYCVSHEVDSHYCPNCMENLPSSEVRLKKNKCSNCFDCPCCFQTLTIRAGHAPIRPTPNTDDIKATPKKVYYLCCSLCRWSSRDAGIPDQLVATGGWPEQDNPNAARITTLIDYHKILASCERQQHDRKKFDPKRTCLQFEKFGLTSAMARKRAGLPIINEAKWHQTECPQPSIATDVIDDLPESIFTETIDITKITTLEQRLQQPEIQAEKINELRPQHKKFPVKRSQRCRTCEHNVSKPEFSPQSIKFKIQLSALYHVPEIRIVTFEQLYCNKTSELLLKFCNPTQHQTQIILLPFDTPTIATTTSETGQTEELKRENMQLGCESPNLLPSVVRQMSVIEEPKDIKIKPNCKIDLPTSCLILPPRDDTAEYDDSGDTHSFQDDPKLVVWRKGNKAVLKLKITPDKQDDNENEPVIVGFVMQYGYVNTISALEYKTPQKVDLKVQLFITLDKLTNQA is encoded by the exons atggCATATTTATTTCAACCCGATTATGTACGACTTGCATGTAGTTGTGGTTCATTAAAACCAATTTCAATGGTTTATTTTTGTCGTCATTGTCTTAAAATAAGATGTGGTTATTGTGTATCTCATGAG GTTGATTCTCATTATTGTCCAAATTGTATGGAAAATTTACCATCATCTGAAGTTAggcttaaaaaaaacaa atgtTCCAATTGTTTCGATTGTCCATGTTGTTTCCAGACATTGACAATACGTGCTGGTCATGCTCCAATTAGACCAACACCAAATACAGATGATATAAAAGCAACaccaaaaaaagtatattatttatgttgttCACTTTGTCGTTGGAGTTCAAGAGATGCAGGAATACCAGATCAACTTGTTGCAACTGGTGGTTGGCCAGAACAAGATAATCCAAATGCAGCAAGAATAACAACTCTTAttgattatcataaaatattagCATCATGTGAACGTCAACAACATGAtcgtaaaaaatttgatcCAAAACGTACATGTTTACAGTTTGAAAAATTTGGCTTAACATCAGCAATGGCAAGAAAACGTGCTGGTTTACCAATTATAAATGAAGCTAAATGGCATCAAACTGAATGTCCACAGCCATCAATTGCTACTgatgttattgatgatttacctGAATCAATATTTACTGAAACAATtgatataacaaaaataacaacattagAACAACGTCTACAACAACCAGAAATACaagctgaaaaaattaatgaattacgtccacaacataaaaaatttcctGTTAAAAGATCACAACGTTGTCGTACTTGTGAGCATAATGTTAGTAAACCAGAATTTTCACcacaatcaataaaatttaaaatacaattatcagCATTGTATCATGTTCCTGAAATTAGAATTGTTACATTTGAACaattatattgtaataaaacaTCAGAATTATTACTTAAATTTTGTAATCCAACACAACATCaaacacaaataatattattaccattTGATACACCAACaatagcaacaacaacaagtgaaACTGGACAAACTGAAGAATTAAAACGTGAAAATATGCAACTTGGTTGTGAATCACCAAATTTATTACCATCTGTTGTACGACAAATGTCAGTTATTGAAGAACCAAAAGACATAAAAATTAAGCcaaattgtaaaattgatttacCAACAAGTTGTCTAATATTACCACCAAGAGATGATACAGCTGAATATGATGATTCTGGTGATACTCATAGTTTTCAAGATGATCCAAAACTTGTTGTTTGGCGTAAAGGAAATAAAGCTgttttaaaacttaaaataaCACCTGATAAACAAGATGACAATGAAAATGAACCAGTTATTGTTGGTTTTGTTATGCAGTATGGATATGTCAATACAATATCTGCATTGGAATATAAAACACCACAAAAAGTTGATTTAAAAGTTCAACTATTTATTACTCTTGATAAATTAACCAATCAAGcatag
- the LOC122854808 gene encoding 40S ribosomal protein S14a-like, with the protein MAPKRGKAPKEDVQLQLGPQVREGENVFGVAHIFASFNDTFVHVTDLSGRETIVRVTGGMKVKADRDEASPYAAMLAAQDVAEKCKSLGITALHIKLRATGGNRTKTPGPGAQSALRALARSSMKIGRIEDVTPIPSDSTRRKGGRRGRRL; encoded by the exons ATGGCACCTAAAAGAGGAAAGGCTCCAAAAGAAGATGTCCAACTTCAACTTGGACCCCAAGTACGTGAGGGTGAAAATGTATTTGGTGTTGCCCATATATTTGCAAGTTTCAATGACACATTTGTTCATGTAACTGATTTATCTGGCCG tGAAACAATTGTTCGTGTTACCGGAGGTATGAAAGTCAAGGCTGATCGTGATGAAGCTTCACCATACGCTGCTATGTTGGCTGCtcag gaTGTTGCTGAAAAATGCAAATCTCTTGGTATCACTGCTCTTCATATTAAATTGAGAGCAACTGGTGGAAATAGAACAAAAACACCAGGTCCAGGTGCACAATCAGCACTTCGTGCTCTTGCTCGttcatcaatgaaaattggACGTATTGAAGATGTTACACCAATTCCATCAGATTCAACACGTAGAAAGGGTGGTCGTCGTGGTCGTCgtctataa
- the LOC122854809 gene encoding kelch domain-containing protein 4-like, with translation MGKKNKNKEKISGSVKTAMKTEKKLSAKQKKELAAIGEDDIEKIVAQIEKDEAKRLKVVEAVIDQPSRRLNFTLSAHPFKDELIMIGGEFFDGQKTTVYGDMFFYNINKKTWTVMKAPGAPPPRCGHQTCTTSNNKGEIWVFGGEFTSPSQSQFYHYKDLWVYHIVDKKWEKITATGGPSARSGHRMVYGKKQLIVFGGFHDNLRDFKYYNDLHIFDMTEYKWNKIDLTGSIPAPRSGCIVLPMSDNKIMVYGGYSKERVKKDVDKGQIHTDMFVIAQDKHDKTGLKWKSLMVKQSGIKFPPRCSSSGILINQNFAYVFGGVCDDDDDNDDEELNGTFYNDLFALDMEKYQWKSINLSGKKDPSLKKRRRKQDDDDDDDDANDDEDNKEEMEITKTEPTVVTSDDGIFTVTLGPALSSTTNSIEEKKNNVFTPCPRISSGMVVKNNILYLYGGMYEDGDRQCTLNDFYSLDIHKLDEWQTITTDDLSSVTWLDSDSDDSGSDDSGDTDTDNDNDDEDKEDMEVDD, from the exons atgggtaaaaagaataaaaataaagaaaaaatcagtGGCAGTGTAAAAACAGCTAtgaaaacagaaaaaaaattgagtgctaaacaaaaaaaagaacttgCTGCAATTGGTGAG gatgatattgaaaaaattgttgcacaaattgaaaaagatgaagctaaacGTCTCAAGGTAGTTGAAGCTGTGATTGATCAACCATCAAgaagattaaattttactttatcaGCACATCCATTTAAAgatgaattaataatgattggtGGTGAATTTTTTGATGGACAAAAAACAACAGTTTATGGTGATATgttcttttataatattaacaaaaaaacttgGACAGTTATGAAAGCACCTGGTGCACCACCACCAAGATGTGGTCATCAAACATGTACAACATCAAATAACAAAGGTGAAATTTGGGTATTTGGTGGTGAATTTACAAGTCCATCACAAtcacaattttatcattacaaaGATTTATGGGTTTAtcatattgttgataaaaaatgggAAAAAATAACAGCAACAGGTGGTCCATCAGCACGTAGTGGACATCGTATGGtatatggaaaaaaacaattaattgtatttggtggttttcatgataatttaaGAGATTTTAAATACTACAATGATCTTCATATATTTGATATGACAGAAtataaatggaataaaattgatttaactGGTTCAATACCAGCACCAAGATCTGGCTGTATTGTATTACCAAtgagtgataataaaataatggttTATGGTGGATACAGTAAAGAACGTGTTAAAAAAGATGTTGATAAAGGACAAATACATACAGATATGTTTGTTATTGCTCAAGATAAACATGATAAAACTGGATTGAAATGGAAATCATTAATGGTCAAACAAAGTGGTATTAAATTTCCTCCACGTTGTAGTTCATCaggtatattaattaatcaaaattttgcTTATGTATTTGGTGGtgtttgtgatgatgatgatgacaatgatgatgaagaactTAATGGAACATTTTACAATGATCTATTTGCTCTtgatatggaaaaatatcaatggaaatcaattaatttatctggtAAAAAAGATCcttcattaaaaaaacgtaGAAGAAagcaagatgatgatgatgatgatgatgatgctaatgatgatgaagataataaaGAAGAAATGGAAATTACAAAAACAGAACCTACTGTTGTAACAAGTGATGATGGAATATTTACAGTAACACTTGGTCCAGCATTAAGTAGTACAACAAATtcaatagaagaaaaaaaaaataatgtatttacaCCATGTCCAAGAATATCTTCTGGTAtggttgttaaaaataatattttatatctttatgGAGGAATGTATGAAGATGGTGATCGTCAATGTACCCTTAATGATTTTTACAGTTTag ataTTCATAAACTTGATGAATGGCAGACAATTACCACTGATGATTTGTCATCAGTAACTTGGCTTGATTCTGATTCTGATGATAGTGGTAGTGATGACAGTGGTGATACTGAtactgataatgataatgatgatgaagacaAAGAAGACATGGAAgttgatgattaa
- the LOC122853760 gene encoding potassium/sodium hyperpolarization-activated cyclic nucleotide-gated channel 1-like → MTTSSDIFLINETTTAETILTFDTNWKSWKLANSIHPKCDEFIGSLAAVRRERARQRKNKNWWIIHPFSLIRFIWEIIMTFIYAISFMVIPFMTSFIVFNYDDVKLDEITPIIYKFYYIDIFVNLITGVYDKSKKNTTFNQKAIFQKYLKGYLIIDILTSLPYDHWTHQWRKIPGSNSSLFIAVINLIPIFKIIRYPTFHAYIKQFFSYLEIQYYKYRIINTMIFSFYIIFWFSCFCYLTPVMLTYIYQINIHDCSCWLTKVEKKTIGNRFQHALFIVLQNLVASGFGGIQPESTGHTIISTFLMILGRMFEGYIIILFIQIKKENKTAEAKFDEMMNQLSAYARQKQLPPHIKNRLEAYYFYRFRNSYFREKKILSILSDQLREEIVLYSCRRLVENVLEFRILSAETITSIVLSLKFELYLPNDVIIKAGALGDCMFFISSGTVAVLTPTGKEICHLEDGAYFGEIALLVQDNRRVASVVAIEVCEVYRLNKRNFRKCIAAHPELFQQIERIASERIDRTILIDEKHKRYPTN, encoded by the exons ATGACAACGTCAagtgatatatttttgataaacgaAACTACAACTGCAGAGACAATTTTAACTTTCGATACAAACTGGAAATCATGGAAACTAGCAAATTCAATCCATCCAAAATGTGATGAATTCATTGGCAGCTTGGCAGCAGTCAGAAGAGAACGAGCAAGacaacgtaaaaataaaaattggtgGATCATTCATCCTTTCAGTTTGATAAG atttatttgggaaataattatgacatttatttatgcaATATCATTTATGGTTATTCCATTCATGACTAGCTTCATTGTATTCAATTATGATGATGTAAAACTCGATGAAATTACTccaataatatacaaattttattacattgaTATTTTCGTAAATCTAATAACTGGTGTTTAtgataaatccaaaaaaaatacgaCATTTAATCAAAAAGCTATTTTTCA aaaatatttaaaaggatatttaattattgatattttaacttCATTGCCATATGATCACTGGACACATCAATGGAGAAAAATACCAGGATCAAATTCTTCTCTATTCATAGCTGTAATAAATCTCAttccaatttttaaaattataagatATCCAACTTTTCATGCAtacataaaacaatttttttct tatttggaaattcaatattataaatatcgtATTATCAACacaatgattttttcattttatataatattttggtTTTCTTGTTTTTGTTATCTCACACCAGTTATGTTgacatatatttatcaaataaatattcatgattGTTCATGTTGGCTaacaaaagttgaaaaaaaaactattggaaATCGTTTTCAACatgcattatttattgtacTTCAAAATTTAGTTGCAAGTGGTTTTGGTGGGATACAGCCAGAATCAACTGGCCACActattatttcaacttttcTTATGATACTTGGTAGAATGTTTGAAGGCTACATTAtca tattatttattcaaataaaaaaagaaaataaaacagctGAAgctaaatttgatgaaatgaTGAATCAGCTATCAGCTTATGCAAGACAAAAACAATTACCACCTCATATAAAAAATCGTTTAGaggcttattatttttatcgttttaGAAATAGTtattttagagaaaaaaaaatactatcaatattatcag atcAATTGAGAGAAGAAATTGTGCTATATTCTTGTCGTCGTCTTGTTGAAAATGTATTAGAATTTAGAATTTTATCAGCTGAAACAATAACGTCAATTGTATTGAGTTTAAAATTTGAACTTTATTTACCAaatgatgttattattaaagcTGGTGCACTTGGTGATTGTATGTTTTTCATAAGCAGTGGTACAGTTGCTGTTTTAACACCAactggaaaagag ATTTGTCATTTGGAAGATGGTGCATATTTTGGTGAAATTGCATTACTTGTACAAGATAATCGTAGAGTTGCAAGTGTTGTTGCAATTGAAGTTTGTGAAGTTTATAGATTAAATAAACGTAATTTTCGTAAATGTATTGCAGCTCATCCagaattatttcaacaaattgaACGTATTGCTAGTGAACGTATTGATAgaacaattttaattgatgaaaaacacAAAAGATATCcaactaattaa
- the LOC122854810 gene encoding two pore potassium channel protein sup-9 translates to MTDEDLFSNMKRQNVRTLSLVVCTFTYLLIGAAVFDVLESDTERKRWEFLSEVRRNMIRKYNISQEDYRMVEIVIIENKPHKAGPQWKFAGAFYFATVVLAMIGYGHSTPVTPWGKAFCMLYAMVGIPLGLVMFQSIGERLNKVASVVIRRAKKYMRCRKTEATEMNLMLATGLLSSIIITTGAAVFSRYEGWSYFDSFYYCFVTLTTIGFGDYVALQNDQALSTKPGYVALSLVFILFGLAVVAASINLLVLRFMTMNAADVRREDNELQSSSHHVLTLDGEVLAVNGKLLAGHVPMIHESDDYVSVCSCTCLGTTNTELFDSSGYQGYRPSSSTTSVRIKRASV, encoded by the exons ATGACGGACGAGGATTTATTTTCTAACATGAAAAGACAAAATGTTAGAACTTTGTCATTGGTTGTGTGTACATTTACATATTTACTTATTGGTGCAGCAGTTTTTGAC gttttaGAGTCTGACACTGAAAGAAAACGTTGGGAATTTTTATCAG AAGTAAGAAGAAATatgataagaaaatataatatttcacaAGAAGATTATAGAATGGttgaaattgttattattgaaaataaaccaCATAAAGCTGGACCACAATGGAAATTTGCTGGTGCATTTTATTTTGCTACTGTTGTACTTGCAATGAtag gaTATGGCCATTCAACACCAGTAACACCATGGGGAAAAGCATTTTGTATGCTTTATGCAATGGTTGGTATACCACTTGGTCTTGTTATGTTTCAAAGTATTGGTGAAAGATTAAATAAAGTTGCATCAGTTGTAATAAGAAgagctaaaaaatatatgagatGTCGTAAAACTGAAGCAACAGAAATGAATCTTATGTTGGCAACTGgtttattatcaagtattataataacaacTGGTGCTGCTGTATTTTCACGTTATGAAGGATGGAGTTATTttgatagtttttattattgttttgtcaCATTGACAACAATTGGATTTGGAGATTATGTGGCCTTACAA aatgatCAAGCATTATCAACGAAACCTGGTTATGTTGCATTGAGTCttgtatttattctttttggtcttgctgttgttgctgcaAGTATTAATTTACTTGTGCTACGTTTCATGACAAT gAATGCTGCCGATGTTAGACGTGAAGACAATGAACTTCAATCATCATCACATCATGTATTGACACTTGATGGTGAAGTATTAGCTGTTAATGGAAAATTGCTTGCTGGTCATGTACCAATGATACATGAATCAGATGATTATGTTAGTGTTTGTTCTTGTACATGTCTTGGTACAACAAATACtgaattatttgattcatCTGGCTATCAAGGATACAGACCATCATCAAGCACCACAAGTGTACGTATTAAACGTGCATCTGTTTGA
- the LOC122854811 gene encoding DNA-directed RNA polymerases I, II, and III subunit RPABC4, with protein sequence MDTASRTDSAPREAIVYVCGECRHENDIRPRDAIRCRDCGYRIMYKKRTKRLVVFDAR encoded by the exons atggacACTGCAAGCAGGACAGATTCTGCTCCAAGAGAAGCTATAGTTTACGTTTGTGgag AGTGCCGTCATGAGAATGACATACGACCAAGGGATGCAATACGTTGCAGAGATTGTGGCTACAGGATcatgtacaaaaaaagaacaaaaagac TTGTTGTCTTTGATGCTCGCTGA
- the LOC122854812 gene encoding 5-phosphohydroxy-L-lysine phospho-lyase — translation MTPTPAVTPSMADSLEQMSKIDTIKLRERHIGQSCKLFYKTNPLKIIKASGQYMYDERGERYLDCINNVAHVGHCHPDVVRAGQEQMSLLSTNNRFLHDNLVVCARRLTSLMPKSLSVCYLVNSGSEANDLALRLAEAHTGNNDTIVLDHAYHGHLTSMIDISPYKFNQLKNGKKDWVHVAPCPDVYRGKYRDVDYPNEDLGEKYANDVKIICDDVQSRGKNIRAFIAESLMSVGGQILPPKNYYKNVYRHVREAGGVCIADEVQVGFGRVGNHMWAFQLYGEDIIPDIVTIGKPMGNGHPVAAVITTPEIARSFTNTGLEYFNTYGGNPVSCAIANAVMDVIERQGLQHHAAQVGHHLLSELHKLTKRRKIIGDVRGIGLFIGIELVRDRKNRTPATAEATHVVSRMKEEKILISSDGPDNNILKLKPPMVFTIENADKFVKILDNVLQEFEDDIDTIFLPKKILKTIISPVDIDPTEMNKQKKIRAS, via the exons ATGACACCAACACCAGCTGTAACTCCAAGCATGGCAGATTCGCTGGAGCAGATGTCGAAAATCGATACAATTAAACTTCGCGAAAGACATATTGG ACAATCTTGCAAGCTGTTTTACAAAACAAATCCgcttaaaattatcaaagctAGCGGACAATATATGTATGATGAGAGAGGAGAACGTTATCTAGACTGTATCAACAATGTAGCACAtg ttGGTCATTGTCATCCTGATGTTGTAAGAGCTGGACAAGAAcaaatgtcattattatcaacaaataatcgTTTTTTACATGATAATCTTGTTGTATGTGCACGTCGTTTGACATCATTAATGCCAAAATCACTGTCAGTTTGTTATCTTGTTAATTCTGGTAGTGAAGCAAATGATTTGGCACTACGTCTTGCTGAGGCACATACTggaaataatgatacaatcGTACTCGACCA tGCTTATCATGGACATTTGACCTCAATGATTGACATCTCACCTTACaaattcaatcaattaaaaaatggcaaaaaagATTGGGTTCATGTG gCTCCTTGCCCAGATGTATATCGTGGAAAATATAGAGACGTTGACTATCCAAATGAGGATCTTGGAGAAAAATACGCCAATGacgtgaaaataatttgtgatgaTGTTCAATCACgtggaaaaaatattcgaGCATTTATTGCTGAGAGTCTTATGTCAGTTGGTGGTCAAATATTAccaccaaaaaattattacaaaaatgttTATCG ACATGTTAGAGAAGCCGGTGGTGTTTGTATTGCGGATGAAGTTCAAGTTGGCTTTGGAAGAGTTGGTAACCACATGTGGGCATTTCAGCTTTATGGTGAAGATATAATACCAGATATTGTTACAATTGGAAAACCAATGGGTAATGGACATCCAGTTGCAGCAGTTATAACAACACCAGAAATTGCAAGAAGTTTTACAAATACTGGATTGGAATACTTTAATACt tatGGTGGAAATCCTGTATCTTGTGCGATTGCAAATGCAGTAATGGATGTTATTGAACGTCAAGGTTTACAGCATCATGCTGCTCAAGTTGGTCATCATTTATTATCTGAATTacataaattgacaaaaagaagaaaaattattggtgATGTACGTGGAATTGGACTTTTTATTGGAATTGAATTGGTACgtgatagaaaaaatagaacaCCAGCAACTGCTGAAGCAACACATGTTGTTTCACGtatgaaagaagaaaaaattctcATTAGCAGTGATGGAccagataataatatattaaaattaaaaccaccaatggtttttacaattgaaaatgctgataaatttgttaaaatattggATAATGTTTTACAAGAATTTGAAGATGATATTGATacg atttttttaccgaaaaaaatattaaagacaaTTATATCTCCTGTTGATATTGATCCTACTGAaatgaacaaacaaaaaaaaattcgagcaAGTTAA